Below is a genomic region from Pseudomonas extremaustralis.
TCGCGAAAAACCTGAGGCCGCCACGGGGTGTCAGGTGACCGCGTTATCGTTGACGATTTTCGCGAGCAAGCTCGCTCCTACATGGGGTTCCCAGGCGGCTTGGAACAATATGGCGAATCGCCAGTCAAACGCCTGCTTTTGCCCCTATATCCAGAGGTTGTTTCGATGAAGATTTCACGCGGTTTCGCCCTTTCCTGCCTGATCAGCCTGGCCGCCAGTCCGGTGTTCGCCGCCGGGTTCAGCCTCGGCGATGCGGCCAATGCGATTTCCGGCATGCAAGGGGGCAACAACAAAGCTGCCGCCGCCGCACCGTCGTCCGAGACGGCCGGCCTGCTGAGCGCCCTGACCTCGCAACTCAACGTCACCCCCGAACAGGCCGTGGGCGGCACCGGCGCCATGCTGGGCCTGGCCAAGAACAAACTGAGCGGTAACGACTATTCGCAACTGGGCAAGAGCGTGCCGGGGCTCGATCAGTTGTCGGGCAACAATGCCCTGGGCAGCCTCGGCGCCTTGAGCGGCATGCTCGGCCAGACCGGCGGCAGCAAGACCAGCGGCCTGGACAGCCTGCTGGGTAACGTCAAAGACACCAACGACTTGAACACCGCGTTCAGCGCCCTGGGCATGGACAGCGGCATGATCGGCCAGTTTGCCCCGGTGATCCTGCAATACCTGGGCGGCCAGGGCGCCAGCAGTTCCGTGTTGGGCAAACTGGCCCAGGCCTGGGGCACCGGTAATTAAATCTGATGTTCCGCGCGCAGTTGTTCGATGCGCGCGTCCTTCTCCGTCCAGAGCTGGTTGACCCAGTTCTGGACGCTCTGGCGAAACGCCGGGTCGTTCTCGTAATCCCCTTGCCATAAAGCCGGGTCCAGCTCGCGGGTGTGGATATCGATGATCACCTTTGGCACCGCGCCGCTGATCAGGTCCCAGAACCCCGGGATTTTTGCCTGTGGATACACCACGGTCACGTCGAGGACCGCGTCCAACTGCTCACCCATCGCCGCCAGCACAAACGCCACGCCACCGGCCTTGGGCTTGAGCAGGCGGGCGAACGGTGAGGCTTGCTGCGTGCGCTTGGCTTCGGTGAATCGCGTGCCTTCCAGGTAATTGACCACCGTCACCGGCTGGCGCTTGAACAGCTCGCACGCTTGCCGGGTGATCTTCAGATCCTGCCCCGCCAGCTCCGGGTGCCGGGCCAGGAACGCCTTGGTGTAGCGCTTCATGAACGGGTAATCCAGCGCCCACCAGGCCAGGCCCAGGAACGGTACCCAGATCAGTTCTTTTTTCAGGAAGAATTTGAAGAACGGCGTGCGGCGGTTGAGGGCCTGGATCAGTGCGGGGATGTCGACCCAGGACTGGTGGTTGCTGATCACCAGGTAAGAGGTGTCGCGGCGCAGGTCGCTGCCGCCGCGAATGTCCCATTGGGTCGGGATGCACCGCGCGAGGATCAGTTTGTCGATCTCGGCCCAGGTCTCGGCGATCCACATCACCGCCCAGGACGCGTAGTCCCGATAACGGCCGGGGGCCAGCAGTTTGAGCACGGCAAACACCATCAAGGGGCCGAACAGCACCAAGGTGTTGAGCAACAGCAGCAGGGTGACGAAACAGCCGGTGAGCAGGCGGCGCATAAGCAACTCTTGGACTCTGGTGGGCGGGCCATCATAAGAGAGCCGCGTCGAGAGGCCAAATCGCAAATCGCTGCACGAATGTTTCACAATGTGCCGGGTAGGGTGGCAGAACTAACTAAGTGCTGTGTTTGCGGTCTAGAATCCGTCCACTTCTTTCCGAGGAAATCACTTCGTGAAACTGCTCCTTGCCTCGCTCGCCCTGGCGGCCTTGCCGGTCATGGCCGCCGAACCGACCGTCTACGGTCGCTACGAATACATCCAGTTGCCGGAGATCGGCGAAACCTTCAAGGCCAAGATGGATACTGGCGCGCTGACCGCCTCGCTGTCGGCCCGCGACATCGAGACCTTCACCCGCGATGGCGACGAATGGGTGCGCTTCCGTCTCAGCGGCAAGGACGTCAGTAACAAGGTGTATGAACACAAGGTGTCGCGCATCAGCAAGATCAAGAGCCGCGCCGACGAAGACGAGGAGAACGACGAAACCAGCGTGGCCAAGCGCCCGGTCATCGACCTGGAAATGTGCCTGGGCAACATCAAGCGCACCGTCGAGGTCAACCTCACCGACCGCAGCAGTTTCAACTACCCGCTGTTGATCGGCGCCAAGGCCCTGCGTGAATTCGGCGCAGCGGTGAACCCGGCGCGTCGCTACACCGCCAACAAACCGGACTGCTGACGGACCAATCCACACAGATCCGCAGTTGCCCGCCTCACACTGGCGGCTGAGTCTCCAGCATCGAAGGCCGCTGGCCGACCTCGGCATACCAGGCGGCCAGCTTGGGATTGTCCGCGCGCCAGTGCATATCGGGATGGCGGAAATCGAGATAACCCAAGGCACACGCCACGCTGATCGACGCGACATCGAAGTGGCTGGCCAACTCGGCAATGGCGTCCTGCTCCAACTCGGCGAGGGTGCGGCGGATTTTGTTGCGCTGCTCATCGAGCCACGGCGCCCAATGCTTTTCCACCGGACGCAGCGCGCTCTCGTAACGCACCAACACGGCCGCATCCATGATGCCGTCGGCCATCGAGGCCAGAGTCAGACGCCGCCAGCGGGCCGAACCGTCGCGGGGGATCAACGGGTTGCCGACGTGCTGATGGTCGAGATAATCGAGAATCACCCGGCTGTCATGCACCACACTGCCATCGGCCAGACGCAGGGCCGGGATCTTGCCCACAGGGTTGCCCTGCACCAATTGCGCGTCGGGGGCGACCGGTGACGGCATAGAGGCCAACAAGGCCACGCGGTCCTGCTGACCGGTCTCGATCAGCAACACACGGACCTTGCGAACGAACGGCGAAGCGGGATTGTGAAACAACGTCATGCTGGGCACAGACATGGACATTCCTCTGTAGGAGCGAGCGTGCTCGCGAAGAACGTCAACGATAACGCAGCGCATCGGGTTTTACGCAACGCTCTATAACAAGCCCATGCCCTCTGTCCCGTGGGCGTGGTTATTGGCGATGTTGATCCGGGTGGCCAGCCATGGCGGGTTTGGTGATGACTAATCGGTGCTCATGGGGACATTTACTTTGGCTTTGATGAAGGGTACGTCTGGAGATAGGTAGGGTTTGATGAAATTTGCTACTGCTTCTTTTTGTTTGCGTTTGCAGAAGATATTGAGATTCCATTTCACTATTCGCCCAAGGCGTGGGTCAAAGTGACAAAATTTCAAGTCCACTACTTCTCTATTGGTTGCAATTGCTAGTTGTGTGAAATCTTTCCATTCATACACTAAGTGGTGGTGTTGCGTCTGCATCTGTTGGTAGGTTTTAGAGTGCGCCATCGACAAATACATCAGCCCCATACTACCGGGGCCAATCAGAGCACCAATCAAGAATGTCGGGTCAATGGTCGCCAAATAGATAAAAATAATCGCAGCGATCCCGGAAAACCATTTCAGGAATGTTAATGCCCACTTTGGGAAGTCTTTCCATTCGCAGCACTCTATTCCTGAGCGGGTAAAACGATAGGCGAAATTCATTCGTTGGTGGGTCATCGATATTAAAGCGGCATTGACGATAATGAAAAATAGTAGAGTTGATATTGCGTTGAAGACTAGATATTCTTTCGTGCTTCGATATAAAAAAATTGAGCCGGCTGTTATGGCGATGAAGCAAACCCAAAACATCGCGTTGGCTATAAACGTATTGTAGTTGCGCGCACGGATTGTCCATGTCATCAGTTCTGGCTCATTTGCATACTTCCATTGTAGCTGTGGCGGCAGGTCAAGTGGTTTGCTGAAATTAAACATAATAGGGCTCGTTCACTTAATTGGTTTTTTGGGGGGGATTAGTTTTAATGGCTGTATTGCTTTTTGGCTAAGTACAATGCCATCTTCTTCTTTTAGTTCACCACTAAAGGCAGTGTTAAGCCGGTCTGCTTCACTTGTGGACCATCCAAACGCCACCCGAAATATATAACCACGGCCATCCCCTCGTTGAAGCACCCCAGGCGGATACTTGATCTCGAGTTCAAGGATTGGATCGTCTATAGGTGTGCCAATCCACACCTGCCAAAGTCGATGTTGTTCGGTTTCGGTATAAGTGAAATCGGCCGGATTGGGTTTGCCGCCAGGGCTGTTGGGCAGTTGTCCAAGCTGTGTTGGATCAACCCAATTGCCATTGAGAAATTGCTCGTAAAAACCAATGGGCATGGCTCGCAGCCTATTCTCGGAGCGCAATTAGTCAGTGCTCATGGGGACATTTACCTTGGCTTTGATGAACGGTACGCCTGGAGATAGATAGGGCTTGATGAAGTTTGCTACCGCTTCTTTTTGTTTGCGTTTGCAGAAGATATTGAGATTCCATTTCACTATTCGCCCAAGGCGTGGATCAAAGTGACAAAATTTCAAGTCCACTACTTCTCTATTGGTTGCAATTGCTAGTTGTGTGAAATCTTTCCATTCATACATTAAGTGATGGTATTGCGTCTGCATCTGTTGGTAGGTTTTAGAGTGCGCCATCGACAAATACATCAGCCCCATACTACCGGGTCCAATCAGAGCACCAATCAAGAATGTCGGGTCAATGGTCGCCAAATAGATAAAAATAATCGCAGCGATCCCGGAAAACCATTTCAGGAATGTCAATGCCCACTTTGGGAAGTCTTTCCATTCGCAGCACTCTATTCCAGAGCGGGTAAAACGATAGGCAAAATTCATTCGTTGGTGAGTAACACTCAGAAGAACAAGTAACATCAGAGAAAAAAAGAAAATGCACGAAGATATACGCCAGGATTGACTCATGCCCTCGTAAACCGAGTACATAATCAATGTTGCTCCGAGTATTACGGTAGCCATAAATGAAAACATTAGATTGGCAACAAATGTGTTGTAGTTGCGCGCGCGGATTGACCATGTCATCAGTTCTGGCTCATTTGCATACTTCCACTGAAGTTGTGGCGGAAGGTCAAGTGCTTTGTCGAAATTAAGCATAATGGAACTCGTTCATTTAATTGGTTTTTTTGGAGGGATTAGTTTTAGCGGCTGTGTCGCTTTTTGGCTAAGCACGATGCCATCTTCTTCTTTTAGTTCACCACTAAAGGCAGTGTTAAGCCGGTCTGCTTCACTTGTGGACCATCCAAGCGCCACCCGAAATATATAACCGCGCCCATCCCCTCGTTGAAGCACCCCAGGCGGATACTTGATCTCGAGTTCAAGGATGGGATCGTCTATAGGTGTGCCAATCCACACTTGCCAAAGTCGGTGTTGTTCGGTTTTGGTATAAGTGAAATCGGCCGGATTGGGTTTGCCGCCGGGGCCGTTGGGCAGTTGTCCAAGCTGTGTTGGATCAACCCAATTGCCATTGAGAAATTGTTCGTAAAAACCAATGGGCATGGCTCGCAGCCTATTCTCGGAGCGCAAAAACGTGGTTTCGATCATGGCCGGTTGCAAGGTCACTTCTTCGCCCGCCACCGCAATAGGCAACTGGATCTGGACCCAGAACCCCAGCCATGTTCTCGGCGTACTACCGCCACCGTGATACAAGGCTCTTGCCAAAACGCTGGGGCGTTGCAGGGTTTCCAGTAAGGCGTACGTCTGTTTTTTATGCCCCTCGTCGCCCAGCCATTTAGGTTCTGCTCCGCGTCCCCAATTGCAGCGGTATAACCGTAGGCGCAGCCCTTCGCGTTTGTAGCGGTTGGCAGCCATGGAGATTATTAAATATGCGATTCCCAAAACCGCCAAAATGATCGTTACGGGAGTGGACATCACCCAAGCAAAGCCAAACCAATAGCCAAGACCTGCGCCGACTAGTTGAATGGATGCGGTAATTGACATTCCAATGACCACACCAAATTTTGCCCAAAGTAACGTGTTTTCTTCTTCACTGGTGGCCGAACTGGCATCCTCGGAAATCTGCCAAGCCTCCAACCCCGCCGCAATCGCCCCAAAAGCCGCCCAAGTCACAGTCCGTAAAATCAAACTTTTTGAAGCAGCTGCAAATTCATGTGCAACTGCTGCTTGAGCGCTACCACGTGAAGCTGCTTTGGCTTCGTTTAACCATTCGGTATATCCCGCTTGAGCCAGACTGAAAGTTTTACTACCAACCTCAGCCACCATCTTCCCCGCCCGACTCCAAGCCGGCCCCACCCACAACGCCACAATCGCGTTCGCCGTATACGCCGCATTCGCGCCCATCACCCGCCATTCTTGCGCCGTAAACCGTCCGTCGTTCGCGGCGTTGTTCGCGCTTTCGAACAGGTTCCACAGGTTCAAGCCCACCAGTAAAACCGGCAGGGCGTTGCCCAGGTTCTGGTTTATCCAGGCGTGGGTGCGGACGCTGTAGGCGTGGGTTCCGGCTACTTTCAGTTGGGCCTTCACTTCCGATGGCCCCAGGTCGGCGAGCCATGTGTTGATTGTCCACGGGTCGATACCCAGGCGTGTGCTGCCGGAGGCTTTGGCGGTGATTTGATTGGGGCGGTCCAGCCAGAGGATTTTCAGTTGCGCTTCGTGGTTTTGCAGGGCGTGGCGCGCGGTGCGGTGGTTGTGGGCGTGGCCGGGACGGCTGAGGATTTGGCGGGTGATGTCGATTTTGTCGTGCAAGGCCTTCACTTCTCGCAGCCATGCCTGGAAGTCGCGCTGGTAGGTGGGGTTGAAGGTCAGTTGGGTCGAGCTGGCAATTTCGGTGGAGAACAGCACCTGGGTGGCGGCGAGGGTCAGTGCCAGGTGCTGTTTCATCGCCGGTAACAACGCGCTGCTCAGTCTGTGCCAGGCATAGCGGGCGTGGTCGTTGGCGACGTCGATCAGGGTGTTCATGGTGGCTTTGGCGACGCTGCTCATGGCCTGATAGACCGCGCTGTGCTTGACCGTCTCGAGGTCGAACACGGCTTTGATTTCGGTGCTGCGGGTGACGAGGCTGGTGGCGTCGCCGGCGGAGGTGGGCGACAGGGCTGGGGAAGTGCCATCGCCCTCGCGGCCCAGGGCGTCGAGGCTGCCGGTGGTGCTGAAGTTGTGGGTCACTTGCCTGATCAACGCGGCGATTTCCGGGTTGAAGTTGAACAGTGCCAGGCCAAACAGGCGGGTCGGCGTTTTGGCTTGCTCGCACAACCACTGTTGCCCGGCCTCGGCGTTACCCAGTGCGGTGTAGAGGGCGTGGGCCGTTTCCATCAGCAGGCTGGCTTGACCGGCTTCGCACGGGTCGTGGTAGACGGCTTCGGCGTGGGGGGCCAGTTGATCGAGCCAGGTGATCAGGTCGGCTTCACTGCGTTGGATATGTTGCTGCAACTGCAAGGCTTCGCGGGTGGTCTGGCTCAGGTACTGCTGCACTTCATCGAACCGCACATCCTCGCGCCACAAACGTCTGGCGTACCATTCATCGAGCGCGGTGCGCCAGGCCGTTCGCTCGGGCAGTGTTCCCCATCGGGCAATGAAACGTTGGTGGGCAGCACTCATGATCGAGGCGCCCGCCCACTCGGCCAGGTTGGATTCAAAGCCCGGGACATGGTCCTTGCCGCGCTGTACTTGATCATGGGCGTCCAGCAGCATGTACAGGTCGTCGGTGTAGGCCTGGCGTTGGAGGGGGTCAGTGATGGCCTTTGGAATCAATGCTTTGACGTCGAGGCCGCATAAGTTCTGCACGGCAAAGGCGCTTTGCAGGGTGTGTTGGTGCAGGGCCTCGAACTGGCTTTGCTCCATGAGCCGGCCGATCAGGTTCATGTTCAGGTCGTCGACCAGCGCCAAGGGGTCGTCCAGCGCGACGAACAGGGCGGTGTCCTGCGCCGGAACCCGGCCGCGCACCAGGGCGGCCTCGAAGGCCGGCTTGAACGGCGCGTCGGCGCTGGTGGGCTGGGTGGGTAACAGCGTGCTGGTGAAGGTCGGGGCCGTTTCGCCCCAAGCCAGGATGTCCGCCACGCTGTCGCCCAGTTCGGTGATGGGCGCGCCGTGGTCGATGTGGGCCTGGGTGCAGTAGGCCGGCAGGTCGACCTTGCGCATCCATTGGGTCTGCTGGGTTTCGTGGCTGCGTATCAGCTCGCACAGGCGCAGGGTCCATTGCACGGGGGAATAGGCGATATGCAGTTGGCTGTCGCGGGGGTAGAGCAGGTAAGGACGGGCCGCTCCCGGATGGTCGGGGTCGTCGTTGTCGGGCCAGGTGTGAGGGATGAACATCTCCCCCTGGACCTCATACTCATGCAGGATTTTGGCGCTGCTGTCCCACACATACACCCAACCGTCGCGCAGTTGGCGCAGGGTGTAACTGCGGCTTTTCAAGGGCGGCAAGGTACTGCCGGACCAGTTGGCGGGTAGCGGATGAGGGCCTTGGGCGCTGCCTTTTTCCGGTGACTCATCCAGGGCATATCGCACCGGGAAAATCGCCACTTCCTTTTGCATCAACGGGCACTGGCCACGGGTCATGGAGACGTTCTGGAATTCCTGGTTGCGGTAGGCCTGTCTGAGTTGGGCGGGGGTTGCGGGTGGACTCATCACACTTCCTCGTTGATCTCGATGACCATAGATGGTTAGGCGGCATAAATGACGTTGCCCGATGGGCGAGTTCATCAAACCTTTATCAAGTGCCGTGCCAACTTAATAAATAGCCATATGGATCAACTGCTTATAAGGAGCTGTATGAAGTTTCCTTCAGCGTTATCCAGGAAAAGTTGTAATAAGTGTGCAACTTCTTGCGCAGTGGCTGGCAACTTCTTGCGCACTTAGTTGCAGCCGCTTGTATATAAGCCCTGTAGCGATCTATCCACAGGGTTATTCACATTTAAGTGTGCAAGAAGTTGCCATCGGCAGGGGGCGTTGCGGTAAAAGAGTTGGGGGTAAAGTGGCGAAGTTTTTCGCGGGTAAGTTCACCCCCGCAGCAGTTTGTAGACCCCAATGACGGCGGGAATACCCAACCCGACCCAGCTGAGCGAATCCCACACCCCGTCCCCCAACAGTGCGGCAAACAACCCGGCGGCGCTGAGCACGCCGATGCCCAGCGGAATGCCAAACACTTTCCAGAAATTCGACGGACGTGGCTTCATGCCTTGCCCGCCTTGCGTCTGACGATCCACAGGTACAGCCCGCTGCCCAGCACGATAAGGGTCAGCCCATCCAACACCGCCCACAGGATCTTCATCGGCATGCCGCCGTAGTCGCCAAAGTGCAGCGGCTGGGACATACCCATGGCGTCCATGTACCAGGGCCGTTCGCCGACGGCGGTGACGGCCAGGGTGCCGGCGTCGATCAGCACCGGGGTGAGCAGGTGCGCGGTCAGGTGGGTGCTGCCTTTCATGAACACCGCGTAGTGGTGCTCGCTGGAAAAGCGCGTGCCGGGAAAGGCGATAAAGTCCGGCTGCATGCCGGGCGCGGCCTTGGCGGCGATGTTCAGCAGATCGCTGGCCGGTGCGCGTTGGGTCAGCGGCGGGGCGTTTTTGTAGGGTTCGACCATCGCGCTGAGGCTGTCGGTGCGCCAGGCGGCGATGATCAGATCGGCACAGGCGCTGATCACGCCGGTCACGCCCACCACCAGCGCCCAGGTCAACGTGACCACGCCGATCAGGTTATGCAGGTCGAGCCAGCGCACGCGGTTGGATTTGTCCTGGCGCACGCTGGCGAATTTCAAGCGGCGCATGAACGGCAGGTACAGCACCGTGCCCGAGACCAGCGCGACCACAAACAGCAGGCCCATGAACGCCAGCAGCAGCTTGCCCGGCGGGCCGGCGAACATATCCACATGCAGGCGCAGCAGGAACAGCGTAAAG
It encodes:
- a CDS encoding glutathione S-transferase, which translates into the protein MSVPSMTLFHNPASPFVRKVRVLLIETGQQDRVALLASMPSPVAPDAQLVQGNPVGKIPALRLADGSVVHDSRVILDYLDHQHVGNPLIPRDGSARWRRLTLASMADGIMDAAVLVRYESALRPVEKHWAPWLDEQRNKIRRTLAELEQDAIAELASHFDVASISVACALGYLDFRHPDMHWRADNPKLAAWYAEVGQRPSMLETQPPV
- a CDS encoding acyltransferase, with translation MRRLLTGCFVTLLLLLNTLVLFGPLMVFAVLKLLAPGRYRDYASWAVMWIAETWAEIDKLILARCIPTQWDIRGGSDLRRDTSYLVISNHQSWVDIPALIQALNRRTPFFKFFLKKELIWVPFLGLAWWALDYPFMKRYTKAFLARHPELAGQDLKITRQACELFKRQPVTVVNYLEGTRFTEAKRTQQASPFARLLKPKAGGVAFVLAAMGEQLDAVLDVTVVYPQAKIPGFWDLISGAVPKVIIDIHTRELDPALWQGDYENDPAFRQSVQNWVNQLWTEKDARIEQLRAEHQI
- the rloA2 gene encoding retropepsin-like aspartic peptidase RloA2, which encodes MKLLLASLALAALPVMAAEPTVYGRYEYIQLPEIGETFKAKMDTGALTASLSARDIETFTRDGDEWVRFRLSGKDVSNKVYEHKVSRISKIKSRADEDEENDETSVAKRPVIDLEMCLGNIKRTVEVNLTDRSSFNYPLLIGAKALREFGAAVNPARRYTANKPDC
- a CDS encoding PepSY-associated TM helix domain-containing protein; protein product: MKSSTLRRWSFVHTWTSLICTLFLLLLALTGLPLVFHHEIDHLLGNEPQLAPMPADTPQLNLEQLVAKAQAHRPGEALQYLAWDEDDKNGVIAIMAATAGTEPNASHTFMLDARSGEAVEMPSANGGFTLFLLRLHVDMFAGPPGKLLLAFMGLLFVVALVSGTVLYLPFMRRLKFASVRQDKSNRVRWLDLHNLIGVVTLTWALVVGVTGVISACADLIIAAWRTDSLSAMVEPYKNAPPLTQRAPASDLLNIAAKAAPGMQPDFIAFPGTRFSSEHHYAVFMKGSTHLTAHLLTPVLIDAGTLAVTAVGERPWYMDAMGMSQPLHFGDYGGMPMKILWAVLDGLTLIVLGSGLYLWIVRRKAGKA
- a CDS encoding DUF2780 domain-containing protein; this translates as MKISRGFALSCLISLAASPVFAAGFSLGDAANAISGMQGGNNKAAAAAPSSETAGLLSALTSQLNVTPEQAVGGTGAMLGLAKNKLSGNDYSQLGKSVPGLDQLSGNNALGSLGALSGMLGQTGGSKTSGLDSLLGNVKDTNDLNTAFSALGMDSGMIGQFAPVILQYLGGQGASSSVLGKLAQAWGTGN
- a CDS encoding T6SS effector BTH_I2691 family protein, translating into MSPPATPAQLRQAYRNQEFQNVSMTRGQCPLMQKEVAIFPVRYALDESPEKGSAQGPHPLPANWSGSTLPPLKSRSYTLRQLRDGWVYVWDSSAKILHEYEVQGEMFIPHTWPDNDDPDHPGAARPYLLYPRDSQLHIAYSPVQWTLRLCELIRSHETQQTQWMRKVDLPAYCTQAHIDHGAPITELGDSVADILAWGETAPTFTSTLLPTQPTSADAPFKPAFEAALVRGRVPAQDTALFVALDDPLALVDDLNMNLIGRLMEQSQFEALHQHTLQSAFAVQNLCGLDVKALIPKAITDPLQRQAYTDDLYMLLDAHDQVQRGKDHVPGFESNLAEWAGASIMSAAHQRFIARWGTLPERTAWRTALDEWYARRLWREDVRFDEVQQYLSQTTREALQLQQHIQRSEADLITWLDQLAPHAEAVYHDPCEAGQASLLMETAHALYTALGNAEAGQQWLCEQAKTPTRLFGLALFNFNPEIAALIRQVTHNFSTTGSLDALGREGDGTSPALSPTSAGDATSLVTRSTEIKAVFDLETVKHSAVYQAMSSVAKATMNTLIDVANDHARYAWHRLSSALLPAMKQHLALTLAATQVLFSTEIASSTQLTFNPTYQRDFQAWLREVKALHDKIDITRQILSRPGHAHNHRTARHALQNHEAQLKILWLDRPNQITAKASGSTRLGIDPWTINTWLADLGPSEVKAQLKVAGTHAYSVRTHAWINQNLGNALPVLLVGLNLWNLFESANNAANDGRFTAQEWRVMGANAAYTANAIVALWVGPAWSRAGKMVAEVGSKTFSLAQAGYTEWLNEAKAASRGSAQAAVAHEFAAASKSLILRTVTWAAFGAIAAGLEAWQISEDASSATSEEENTLLWAKFGVVIGMSITASIQLVGAGLGYWFGFAWVMSTPVTIILAVLGIAYLIISMAANRYKREGLRLRLYRCNWGRGAEPKWLGDEGHKKQTYALLETLQRPSVLARALYHGGGSTPRTWLGFWVQIQLPIAVAGEEVTLQPAMIETTFLRSENRLRAMPIGFYEQFLNGNWVDPTQLGQLPNGPGGKPNPADFTYTKTEQHRLWQVWIGTPIDDPILELEIKYPPGVLQRGDGRGYIFRVALGWSTSEADRLNTAFSGELKEEDGIVLSQKATQPLKLIPPKKPIK